In Pseudomonas sp. PDM14, a genomic segment contains:
- a CDS encoding TerC family protein, translating into MEWLTNPEIWVAFLTLTALEIVLGIDNIIMIAILVGRMPPHMQARTRFFGLALAMVTRILLLLSITWIMRLTTDLFHLFGQGISGRDLILFFGGLFLLWKSSSEIYHGLEGEDESEGTASGGAARNFIGTIIQIAIIDIVFSLDSVITAVGMVSHVPVMVAAIIVAVLVMMLAAGTISDFIDKHPSLKMLALSFLIVVGTVLIAESFEIHVPKGYVYFAMAFSLAVEAINIRMRTARKKKVDPVKLRKDIPGQ; encoded by the coding sequence ATGGAATGGCTGACCAACCCGGAAATCTGGGTTGCTTTCCTGACACTGACGGCCCTGGAAATCGTCCTGGGCATCGACAACATCATCATGATCGCCATTCTGGTCGGTCGCATGCCGCCGCACATGCAGGCGCGCACGCGCTTCTTCGGTCTGGCGCTGGCCATGGTCACGCGCATCCTGCTGCTGCTGTCGATCACCTGGATCATGCGTCTGACCACCGACCTGTTCCACCTCTTCGGCCAGGGCATTTCCGGACGTGACCTGATCCTGTTCTTCGGCGGCCTGTTCCTCCTGTGGAAGAGCAGCAGCGAGATCTACCACGGCCTGGAAGGCGAAGACGAAAGCGAAGGCACTGCCTCGGGCGGCGCCGCGCGCAACTTCATCGGCACCATCATCCAGATCGCCATCATCGATATCGTGTTCTCCCTCGACTCGGTGATCACCGCCGTCGGCATGGTTTCCCACGTACCGGTGATGGTCGCCGCGATCATCGTCGCCGTGCTGGTGATGATGCTGGCCGCCGGCACCATCAGCGACTTCATCGACAAGCACCCGTCGCTGAAGATGCTCGCCCTGTCTTTCCTGATCGTGGTCGGTACCGTGCTGATCGCCGAATCGTTCGAGATTCATGTGCCGAAAGGCTACGTCTACTTCGCCATGGCCTTCTCCCTGGCCGTCGAAGCGATCAACATCCGCATGCGCACCGCACGCAAGAAGAAGGTCGACCCGGTGAAACTGCGCAAGGACATTCCGGGGCAGTAA
- a CDS encoding CitMHS family transporter, producing the protein MLTFLGFAMVSTFMFLIMSKRLSALIALIIIPILFALIGGFATQIGPMMLEGIGKLAPTGVMLMFAILYFAIMIDSGLFDPPVRLILKLVKGDPLKVAVGTVALALIVSLDGDGSTTYMICVGAMLPLYSRLKMSPTIMAGLIIMAGGIMNMTPWGGPTARAASALHVDPSDVFVPMIPTMMLAALVLFGVAYLYGLRERKRLGVLHLPDEQSGQEDISVSQFPEARRPKLILINAALTIVLMTTLIAGLLPLPVLFMIAFSIAMIINYPCLQQQKDRIAAHAGNVLAVVGLIFAAGIFTGILSGTGMVDAMSKSLLAVIPDALGPYLAVITALVSMPFTFFMSNDAFYYGILPVLTEAASNYGISPVEMARASIVGQPVHLLSPLVPSTYLLIGLAKIEFGDLQRFTLKWAVLICLSILLAALLLGVFPLFGG; encoded by the coding sequence ATGCTGACGTTCCTTGGCTTCGCCATGGTTTCGACGTTCATGTTCCTGATCATGAGCAAGCGCCTGTCGGCGCTGATCGCCCTGATCATCATCCCGATCCTCTTCGCCCTGATCGGCGGCTTCGCCACCCAGATCGGCCCGATGATGCTCGAGGGCATCGGCAAGCTCGCGCCGACCGGCGTCATGCTGATGTTCGCCATCCTCTACTTCGCCATCATGATCGACTCAGGGCTGTTCGACCCGCCCGTACGGCTGATCCTCAAGCTGGTCAAGGGTGATCCGCTGAAGGTCGCGGTCGGCACCGTGGCCCTGGCGCTGATCGTCTCGCTCGACGGCGACGGCTCGACCACCTACATGATCTGCGTCGGCGCCATGCTGCCGCTGTACAGCCGCCTGAAGATGAGCCCGACCATCATGGCCGGTCTGATCATCATGGCCGGCGGCATCATGAACATGACCCCCTGGGGCGGCCCGACCGCACGCGCCGCCAGCGCCCTGCACGTAGACCCGTCGGACGTGTTCGTGCCGATGATCCCGACCATGATGCTCGCCGCCCTGGTCCTGTTCGGCGTCGCCTACCTCTACGGCCTGCGCGAGCGCAAACGCCTGGGCGTGCTGCACCTGCCGGACGAGCAGAGCGGCCAGGAAGACATCAGCGTCTCGCAGTTTCCCGAGGCGCGCCGGCCCAAGCTGATCCTGATCAACGCGGCACTGACCATTGTGCTGATGACCACCCTGATCGCCGGCCTGCTGCCGCTGCCGGTGCTGTTCATGATCGCCTTCAGCATCGCCATGATCATCAACTACCCCTGCCTGCAGCAGCAGAAGGACCGCATTGCTGCACACGCCGGCAACGTCCTGGCGGTGGTCGGACTGATCTTCGCCGCGGGCATCTTCACCGGCATTCTCAGCGGCACCGGCATGGTCGACGCCATGTCGAAAAGCCTGCTGGCGGTAATTCCCGATGCGCTCGGCCCGTATCTCGCGGTGATCACTGCACTGGTGAGCATGCCGTTCACCTTCTTCATGTCCAACGACGCCTTCTACTACGGCATCCTGCCGGTGCTCACCGAGGCCGCCTCCAACTACGGCATCAGCCCGGTGGAAATGGCCCGCGCCTCGATCGTCGGCCAGCCGGTGCACCTGCTCAGCCCGCTGGTGCCGTCCACCTATCTGCTGATCGGCCTGGCCAAGATCGAGTTCGGCGACCTGCAGCGTTTCACCCTGAAATGGGCCGTGCTGATCTGCCTGAGCATCCTGCTCGCCGCCCTGCTGCTGGGGGTGTTCCCGCTGTTCGGCGGATGA
- a CDS encoding GFA family protein: protein MTESHTGGCQCGQLRYRFDAPLRDIAHCHCSICRRTTGGIVTTWISVPLASFHWLAGTPGEYASSSSCTRYFCRDCGCNLALFTRHSPATLDVTVATLDDVAQAAADRHIWVTSRLPWLHLDEHLPEEAGEFIAGS, encoded by the coding sequence ATGACCGAGTCGCACACCGGAGGCTGCCAGTGCGGGCAGCTACGCTATCGCTTCGACGCGCCGTTGCGCGACATCGCCCATTGCCACTGTTCGATCTGTCGACGCACCACCGGTGGCATCGTCACCACTTGGATAAGCGTGCCGCTGGCGAGCTTCCACTGGCTGGCCGGCACGCCTGGCGAGTACGCCTCCTCGAGCAGCTGCACGCGCTATTTCTGCCGTGACTGCGGCTGCAACCTGGCGCTGTTCACCCGCCACAGCCCGGCCACGCTGGATGTCACCGTGGCGACTCTCGACGATGTCGCGCAGGCAGCGGCGGACCGCCACATCTGGGTGACCAGCCGCCTGCCCTGGTTGCACCTGGACGAGCACCTGCCCGAGGAAGCCGGCGAGTTCATCGCCGGCAGTTGA
- a CDS encoding DUF4105 domain-containing protein — MSSRVARWLAAFALLASGSVQANLRLSLDATTLTPDQRRASQALLDQALAALPPLFIQRLDREVRVSWSDDLPSNAYGRITTLDSLALNANLLPRLLDPQQADAPSGRPHGSLRRELLATVLHELTHLYDRARAWPIAEQQALRRCQTRMTVNGAVGLPDGCRGQDARRFTLSDDPRLLDLAGWQQQVGKRGARDLSNGQDARSPDLYELSNPREFVAVNMEYFLLDPSYACRRPALQRYLRTHFDWAPAQQEPCAGTLAYLNAGRDFDREPLGQLDPERVYQVDYLLAEANQQWASRWGHSMLRLVICAPGRPRGPDCRLDLDHHLVLSYRAFVGDVQLSSWDGLTGAYPSRLFVLPLAQVIDEYTKVELRGLASVPLKLSRDELEQLVERAAELHWSYDGDYWFISNNCAVETLKLLRSGTGRRELQSLDSIMPNGLLDVLAGRGLADRSVLDDPREALRLGYRFDSFRDRYQAMFGVLRERLAVPQSRVEDWLELPASARAPWFEQADLRASAALLLLEQAAMRRQLLLAQDDLKQRYLQARENHQPGFASADDTLRQILANSGFLSRPAEMLDAGYGLPQSAEWQRLQAQSSERQQTLRRLSDELDQEVRRLLQPERRAEIEAGEANLALLASHLRELHKASGGFVLP; from the coding sequence GTGAGTTCGCGCGTCGCCCGCTGGCTGGCAGCCTTTGCCCTGCTGGCCAGCGGCAGCGTTCAGGCCAATCTGCGCCTGAGCCTCGATGCGACGACGCTCACCCCTGATCAACGTCGCGCCAGCCAGGCGCTGCTCGACCAGGCCCTCGCAGCCCTGCCGCCGCTGTTCATCCAGCGCCTGGACCGCGAGGTCCGCGTCAGCTGGTCCGACGACCTGCCCAGCAATGCCTACGGGCGCATCACCACCCTCGACTCGCTGGCCCTGAATGCCAACCTGCTACCGCGCCTGCTCGACCCGCAGCAGGCCGACGCCCCCAGCGGGCGCCCACATGGCAGCCTGCGCCGCGAGCTGCTGGCCACGGTGCTGCACGAGCTGACCCACCTGTACGACCGCGCGCGGGCCTGGCCCATCGCCGAGCAACAGGCCCTGCGCCGCTGCCAGACGCGCATGACGGTGAACGGCGCCGTCGGCCTGCCCGACGGCTGCCGCGGCCAGGACGCGCGACGCTTCACCCTCAGCGACGACCCGCGCCTGCTCGATCTCGCCGGCTGGCAGCAGCAGGTCGGCAAGCGCGGCGCCCGTGACCTCAGCAATGGCCAGGACGCCCGCAGCCCCGACCTCTACGAGCTGAGCAACCCGCGCGAGTTCGTCGCGGTGAACATGGAGTATTTCCTCCTCGACCCCAGCTACGCCTGCCGCCGCCCGGCGCTGCAGCGCTATCTGCGCACGCATTTCGACTGGGCACCGGCGCAGCAGGAGCCTTGTGCCGGCACCCTGGCCTACCTCAACGCCGGCCGCGACTTCGACCGCGAACCGCTCGGCCAGCTCGACCCGGAGCGCGTCTACCAGGTCGACTACCTGCTCGCCGAGGCCAACCAGCAGTGGGCCAGCCGCTGGGGCCACAGCATGCTGCGCCTGGTCATCTGCGCGCCGGGCCGCCCGCGCGGGCCGGACTGCCGCCTGGATCTCGACCACCACCTGGTGCTGTCCTACCGCGCCTTCGTCGGTGACGTGCAGCTGTCGAGCTGGGACGGCCTGACCGGCGCCTACCCCTCGCGCCTGTTCGTCCTGCCGCTGGCGCAGGTGATCGACGAATACACCAAGGTCGAGCTGCGTGGCCTGGCCTCGGTGCCGTTGAAGCTGTCACGCGACGAGCTGGAGCAACTGGTCGAGCGCGCGGCCGAACTGCACTGGAGCTACGACGGCGACTACTGGTTCATCTCCAACAACTGCGCCGTGGAAACCCTCAAGCTGCTGCGCAGTGGCACCGGGCGCCGCGAGCTGCAGAGCCTCGACAGCATCATGCCCAACGGCCTGCTGGACGTGCTCGCCGGGCGTGGCCTGGCCGACCGCAGTGTGCTCGATGACCCGCGCGAGGCGCTGCGCCTGGGCTATCGCTTCGACTCCTTCCGCGACCGTTATCAGGCGATGTTCGGCGTGCTGCGCGAACGCCTGGCGGTGCCACAGAGCCGCGTCGAGGATTGGCTGGAACTGCCGGCTAGTGCCCGCGCGCCCTGGTTCGAACAGGCCGACCTGCGCGCCAGCGCCGCGCTGCTGCTGCTGGAACAGGCGGCCATGCGTCGGCAGTTGCTGCTGGCCCAGGACGACCTCAAGCAGCGCTACCTGCAAGCGCGGGAAAATCACCAGCCGGGCTTCGCCAGCGCCGACGACACCCTGCGCCAGATTCTCGCCAACAGCGGCTTCCTCAGTCGCCCGGCAGAAATGCTCGACGCCGGCTACGGCCTGCCGCAGAGCGCCGAATGGCAACGCCTACAGGCGCAGAGCAGCGAGCGCCAGCAGACCCTGCGCCGCCTCAGCGACGAGCTGGATCAGGAAGTCCGCCGCCTGCTGCAGCCGGAGCGCCGCGCCGAGATCGAAGCGGGCGAGGCCAACCTGGCGCTGCTCGCCAGCCACCTGCGCGAACTGCACAAGGCCAGCGGCGGCTTCGTCCTGCCCTGA
- a CDS encoding DUF2388 domain-containing protein, with the protein MRSLLSALLLSSLCLGATAVHAQTLVATSNIIIRAVDRSFDFTSDTTTSIRDMKVIRAARDDAASFVASAGEIRGAQLEAAFGTLRERLPEARQADDQALAEAILAL; encoded by the coding sequence ATGCGCAGCCTGCTTTCCGCCCTCCTCCTGTCCAGCCTCTGCCTCGGCGCCACCGCCGTTCACGCACAGACCCTGGTCGCCACCAGCAACATCATCATCCGCGCAGTGGATCGCAGTTTCGACTTCACCTCCGACACCACCACGTCGATCCGTGACATGAAGGTGATCCGCGCCGCCCGTGACGACGCGGCCAGCTTCGTCGCCAGCGCTGGCGAAATCCGCGGTGCACAGCTGGAGGCCGCCTTCGGCACCCTGCGCGAGCGCCTGCCGGAAGCCCGTCAGGCCGATGACCAGGCGCTCGCCGAAGCCATCCTCGCACTGTGA
- a CDS encoding DUF2388 domain-containing protein codes for MFPFRLFSLAALLSLATTASATSFVVTTDTIGSALAGTTDVSVDISSSFNDDKLVLAARDDAASFVASQGAVRGAQLEAALLHIRQVAPQLTASDEQLAQAILVL; via the coding sequence ATGTTCCCTTTCCGCCTGTTCTCGCTGGCAGCTCTGCTGTCCCTGGCCACCACGGCCTCCGCCACCAGCTTCGTCGTCACCACCGACACCATCGGTAGCGCGCTGGCGGGAACCACCGATGTCAGCGTCGATATCTCCTCGTCGTTCAATGACGACAAGCTGGTGCTGGCCGCCCGTGATGACGCCGCCAGTTTCGTCGCCAGCCAGGGCGCCGTGCGCGGTGCGCAACTGGAAGCGGCCCTTTTGCACATTCGCCAGGTAGCGCCGCAGCTGACCGCCAGCGACGAGCAACTGGCGCAGGCGATTCTGGTGCTGTAA
- a CDS encoding NAD(P)(+) transhydrogenase (Re/Si-specific) subunit beta — MSMNLITVLYLVASICFIQALKGLSHPTTSRRGNAFGMIGMAIAVLTTLGLIHKLGSELALEGIGYVIVGLLVGGTAGSIMAKRVEMTKMPELVAFMHSMIGLAAVFIAIAAVVEPQSLGIVAALGDAIPAGNRLELFLGAAIGAITFSGSVIAFGKLSGKYKFRLFQGAPVQFKGQHLINLLFGLAIVGLGLYFTFTGDIRAFALLVALAFIIGVLIIIPIGGADMPVVVSMLNSYSGWAAAGIGFSLNNSMLIIAGSLVGSSGAILSYIMCKAMNRSFFNVILGGFGGAAEEAGPAGAKEARPVKSGSSDDAAFLLTNADTVIIVPGYGLAVARAQHALMELAEKLTHRGVTVKYAIHPVAGRMPGHMNVLLAEAEVPYEQVFEMEDINSEFGQADVVLVLGANDVVNPAAKNDPKSPIAGMPILEAYKAKTVIVNKRSMASGYAGLDNELFYLDKTMMVFGDAKKVIEDMVKAVD; from the coding sequence ATGAGCATGAACCTGATCACTGTTCTCTACCTCGTTGCCTCGATCTGCTTCATCCAGGCACTCAAGGGTCTGTCCCACCCGACGACATCCCGTCGTGGTAACGCCTTCGGCATGATCGGTATGGCCATCGCCGTGCTGACCACCCTGGGCCTGATCCACAAGCTCGGCAGCGAGCTGGCGCTGGAAGGCATCGGCTACGTCATCGTCGGCCTGCTGGTCGGCGGCACCGCCGGCTCGATCATGGCCAAGCGCGTCGAGATGACCAAGATGCCGGAACTGGTCGCTTTCATGCACAGCATGATCGGCCTGGCCGCGGTCTTCATCGCCATCGCCGCCGTCGTCGAGCCGCAATCGCTGGGCATCGTTGCCGCCCTGGGCGACGCGATCCCGGCCGGTAACCGCCTGGAGCTGTTCCTCGGCGCCGCCATCGGTGCAATCACCTTCTCCGGTTCGGTGATCGCCTTCGGCAAGCTGTCCGGCAAGTACAAGTTCCGCCTGTTCCAGGGCGCGCCCGTGCAGTTCAAGGGCCAGCACCTGATCAACCTGCTGTTCGGCCTGGCCATCGTCGGCCTGGGCCTGTACTTCACCTTCACCGGTGACATCCGCGCCTTCGCCCTGCTGGTGGCCCTGGCCTTCATCATCGGCGTGCTGATCATCATCCCGATCGGCGGCGCCGACATGCCGGTCGTGGTGTCGATGCTCAACAGCTACTCGGGCTGGGCGGCGGCCGGTATCGGCTTCTCGCTGAACAACTCGATGCTGATCATCGCCGGTTCGCTGGTGGGTTCTTCGGGCGCCATCCTCTCGTACATCATGTGCAAGGCGATGAACCGTTCGTTCTTCAACGTCATCCTCGGCGGTTTCGGTGGTGCGGCTGAAGAAGCCGGCCCGGCTGGCGCCAAGGAAGCCCGCCCGGTGAAATCCGGTTCGAGCGACGACGCTGCCTTCCTGCTGACCAACGCCGACACCGTGATCATCGTTCCGGGTTACGGCCTCGCGGTTGCCCGTGCCCAGCACGCGCTGATGGAGCTGGCCGAGAAGCTGACTCACCGCGGCGTCACCGTGAAGTACGCGATCCACCCGGTTGCCGGCCGTATGCCTGGCCACATGAACGTCCTGCTGGCCGAGGCCGAAGTGCCTTACGAGCAGGTGTTCGAGATGGAAGACATCAACTCCGAGTTCGGCCAGGCCGACGTGGTGCTGGTGCTCGGCGCCAACGACGTGGTCAACCCGGCCGCGAAGAACGACCCGAAGTCGCCGATCGCCGGCATGCCGATCCTCGAGGCCTACAAGGCCAAGACCGTGATCGTCAACAAGCGCTCGATGGCCAGCGGCTACGCCGGCCTGGACAACGAACTGTTCTACCTGGACAAGACCATGATGGTCTTCGGCGACGCCAAGAAAGTCATCGAAGACATGGTCAAGGCCGTCGACTAA
- a CDS encoding NAD(P) transhydrogenase subunit alpha, which translates to MDMISDGIYNLIIFALAIYVGYHVVWNVTPALHTPLMAVTNAISAIVIVGAMLAAALTVTPLGKAMGTLAVALAAVNVFGGFLVTRRMLEMFKKKAPKAAAEKH; encoded by the coding sequence ATGGATATGATTTCCGACGGCATCTACAACCTGATCATCTTCGCGCTGGCCATCTACGTGGGTTACCACGTGGTGTGGAACGTCACCCCGGCCCTGCACACCCCGCTGATGGCGGTGACCAACGCGATCTCCGCGATCGTCATCGTCGGCGCCATGCTGGCGGCTGCCCTGACCGTGACCCCGCTGGGCAAGGCCATGGGCACCCTGGCCGTGGCCCTGGCCGCGGTCAACGTCTTCGGTGGCTTCCTGGTCACCCGACGCATGCTGGAAATGTTCAAGAAGAAAGCGCCTAAAGCCGCGGCGGAGAAGCACTGA
- a CDS encoding Re/Si-specific NAD(P)(+) transhydrogenase subunit alpha, translating to MHIGVPLETHAGETRVAATPETIKKLIGQGHQVTVQSGAGVSASIPDSAYEAVGATIGSDAAAFGAELVLKVVAPTDAELAHMKTGAVLVGMLNPFSNETIARLNARGVTAFALEAAPRTSRAQSLDVLSSQANIAGYKAVLLAAHHYPRFMPMLMTAAGTVKAARILILGAGVAGLQAIATAKRLGAVIEASDVRPAVKEQIESLGAKFVDVPFETDEERECAQGVGGYARPMPASWMERQAKAVHEKAKQADIVITTALIPGRKAPTLLHEATVAEMKPGSVVIDLAAAQGGNCPLTEAEQVVVKHGVTIVGHSNLAALVPADASALYARNLLDFLKLVLDKDGQFHVNLEDDIVAACLMCRDGQVVRTNG from the coding sequence GTGCACATCGGTGTTCCTCTCGAGACCCATGCCGGTGAGACGCGCGTAGCCGCGACTCCCGAAACCATCAAGAAGCTGATCGGCCAGGGCCACCAGGTCACCGTGCAGAGCGGTGCGGGCGTCAGCGCCAGCATCCCGGACAGCGCCTACGAAGCTGTCGGCGCCACCATCGGCAGCGATGCCGCTGCCTTCGGTGCCGAGCTGGTGCTGAAAGTGGTCGCCCCGACCGACGCCGAACTGGCCCACATGAAAACCGGTGCCGTGCTGGTTGGCATGTTGAACCCGTTCAGCAACGAGACCATCGCGCGCCTTAACGCCCGCGGCGTCACCGCCTTCGCCCTGGAGGCCGCCCCGCGCACCTCCCGCGCGCAGAGCCTGGACGTGCTGAGCTCGCAAGCCAACATTGCCGGCTACAAGGCCGTGCTGCTGGCCGCGCATCACTACCCGCGCTTCATGCCGATGCTGATGACCGCTGCCGGCACCGTGAAGGCCGCACGCATCCTCATCCTCGGCGCCGGTGTGGCCGGCCTGCAGGCCATCGCCACGGCCAAGCGCCTGGGTGCGGTGATCGAAGCCTCCGACGTGCGCCCTGCCGTTAAAGAGCAGATCGAATCCCTCGGCGCCAAGTTCGTCGACGTGCCGTTCGAGACCGACGAAGAGCGCGAGTGCGCCCAGGGTGTCGGCGGTTACGCCCGCCCGATGCCGGCTTCGTGGATGGAGCGTCAGGCCAAGGCGGTGCACGAGAAGGCCAAGCAGGCTGACATCGTCATCACCACCGCGCTGATTCCGGGCCGCAAGGCACCGACCCTGCTGCACGAGGCGACCGTCGCCGAAATGAAGCCAGGCTCCGTGGTCATCGACCTCGCCGCGGCACAAGGCGGCAACTGCCCGCTGACCGAAGCCGAACAGGTGGTGGTCAAGCACGGCGTGACCATCGTCGGCCACAGCAACCTGGCGGCCCTGGTGCCGGCAGACGCCTCGGCCCTGTATGCGCGCAACCTGCTCGACTTCCTCAAGCTGGTCCTCGACAAGGACGGCCAGTTCCACGTCAACCTCGAAGACGACATCGTCGCCGCGTGCCTCATGTGCCGCGACGGCCAAGTCGTCCGCACCAACGGCTAA
- a CDS encoding LysR family transcriptional regulator, with translation MRRKIPSTAALVAFEAAARQQSFTRAAEELALTQSAICRQIASLEEFLGVALFRRSRRGVVLTEAGSAYSRKVAAQLDAVERDTLALMGPQGAMSIELAVVPTFGTQWLLPRLRDFQRQHPEVTVHLTNRTRPFLFADTSFDAAIYYGDAEWSGTEAHVLMPEYLQPVCSPALLGGRNLFSHDELAVQPLLQQTTRPYAWRQWFNAQGLSVPRDMTGPRYELFSMLAQAAQHEMGVALIPPFLIQRELAEGSLVPAHAQTLHSADKAYYLIIPERKVESAALCAFRDWLLQAARDYAAGAA, from the coding sequence ATGCGCCGTAAGATCCCCAGCACCGCCGCGCTCGTCGCGTTCGAGGCCGCCGCCCGCCAACAAAGCTTCACCCGCGCCGCGGAAGAACTGGCCCTGACCCAGAGTGCCATCTGCCGGCAGATCGCCAGCCTCGAGGAGTTTCTCGGTGTGGCCCTGTTCCGCCGCTCGCGTCGCGGCGTGGTGCTCACCGAAGCGGGCAGTGCCTATAGCCGCAAGGTCGCCGCACAGCTGGATGCGGTAGAGCGCGACACCCTGGCACTGATGGGCCCGCAGGGTGCGATGAGCATCGAGCTGGCGGTGGTGCCGACCTTCGGTACGCAGTGGCTGCTGCCACGCCTGCGCGATTTCCAGCGCCAGCACCCGGAAGTCACCGTGCACCTGACCAACCGCACGCGGCCCTTCCTGTTCGCCGACACCAGCTTCGACGCCGCCATCTATTACGGCGATGCGGAATGGTCCGGCACCGAGGCCCACGTGCTGATGCCCGAATACCTGCAGCCGGTATGCAGCCCGGCCCTGCTCGGCGGGCGCAACCTGTTCAGCCACGACGAGCTGGCCGTGCAGCCCCTGCTGCAACAGACCACGCGCCCCTACGCCTGGCGCCAGTGGTTCAATGCCCAGGGTCTCAGCGTGCCGCGCGACATGACCGGGCCGCGCTACGAGCTGTTCTCCATGCTCGCCCAGGCCGCCCAGCACGAGATGGGCGTCGCGCTGATTCCACCCTTCCTTATTCAGCGTGAACTGGCCGAAGGCAGCCTGGTTCCCGCCCACGCGCAGACCCTGCACAGCGCCGACAAGGCCTATTACCTGATCATCCCCGAGCGCAAGGTCGAGTCCGCGGCGCTGTGCGCCTTCCGCGACTGGCTGCTGCAGGCCGCTCGCGACTACGCAGCAGGCGCCGCCTAG
- a CDS encoding acyl-CoA dehydrogenase: MAKASFNWIDPLLLDQQLTDEERMVRDSAQQFAADKLAPRVLEAFRHEQTDPKIFREMGDTGLLGATIPEAYGGSGLNYVCYGLIAREVERIDSGYRSMMSVQSSLVMVPINEFGNEATKQKYLPKLASGEYIGCFGLTEPDHGSDPGAMITRAKKVDGGYRITGAKMWITNSPIADVFVVWAKDDAGEIRGFVLEKGWQGLSAPAIHGKVGLRASITGEIVMDNVFCPEENAFPDVRGLKGPFTCLNSARYGISWGALGAAEFCWHTARQYTLDRLQFGRPLAANQLIQKKLADMQTEITLALQGCLRLGRMKDEGTAAVEITSIMKRNSCGKALDIARLARDMMGGNGISDEFGVARHLVNLEVVNTYEGTHDVHALILGRAQTGIQAFF, translated from the coding sequence ATGGCCAAGGCAAGCTTCAACTGGATCGACCCGCTGCTGCTGGATCAACAGCTCACCGATGAAGAGCGCATGGTGCGCGACAGCGCCCAACAGTTCGCCGCCGACAAACTGGCGCCGCGCGTGCTCGAAGCCTTCCGCCACGAACAGACCGACCCGAAGATCTTCCGCGAGATGGGTGACACCGGCCTGCTCGGCGCAACCATTCCCGAAGCCTACGGCGGCAGCGGCCTGAACTACGTGTGCTACGGGCTGATCGCCCGCGAGGTGGAGCGTATCGACTCCGGCTATCGCTCGATGATGAGCGTGCAGTCCTCGCTGGTGATGGTGCCGATCAACGAATTCGGCAATGAAGCGACCAAACAGAAGTACCTGCCGAAACTGGCCAGCGGCGAATACATCGGCTGCTTCGGCCTCACCGAGCCGGACCACGGCTCCGACCCCGGCGCGATGATCACCCGGGCGAAGAAAGTCGACGGCGGCTATCGCATCACCGGCGCCAAGATGTGGATCACCAACAGCCCGATCGCCGACGTGTTCGTGGTCTGGGCCAAGGACGATGCCGGCGAGATCCGCGGTTTCGTTCTGGAAAAAGGCTGGCAGGGCCTGAGTGCCCCGGCGATTCACGGCAAGGTTGGCCTGCGCGCCTCGATCACCGGCGAGATCGTCATGGACAATGTGTTCTGCCCGGAAGAAAACGCCTTCCCCGACGTGCGCGGCCTGAAAGGGCCGTTCACCTGCCTCAACTCCGCGCGCTACGGCATCAGCTGGGGCGCCCTGGGCGCCGCCGAGTTCTGCTGGCACACCGCCCGCCAGTACACTCTGGACCGCCTGCAGTTCGGCCGCCCACTGGCCGCCAATCAGCTGATCCAGAAGAAGCTGGCCGACATGCAGACCGAGATCACCCTGGCCCTGCAGGGCTGCCTGCGCCTTGGGCGGATGAAGGACGAGGGCACCGCGGCGGTGGAAATCACCTCGATCATGAAGCGCAACAGCTGCGGCAAGGCGCTGGATATCGCCCGCCTGGCCCGTGACATGATGGGCGGCAACGGCATCAGCGACGAATTTGGCGTGGCCCGCCACCTGGTCAACCTGGAGGTGGTCAACACCTATGAGGGCACCCATGACGTGCACGCGCTGATCCTCGGCCGCGCGCAGACCGGCATTCAGGCGTTCTTCTAA